One genomic segment of Cryptococcus neoformans var. neoformans JEC21 chromosome 8 sequence includes these proteins:
- a CDS encoding cytoplasm protein, putative — protein sequence MAEHLMFKGNLAGHNGWVTAIATSSENPDMILTASRDKTVIAWQLTREDNLYGFPKKILHGHNHFVSDVAISSDGQFALSSSWDHTLRLWDLNTGLTTKKFVGHTGDVLSVSFSADNRQIVSASRDRSIKLWNTLGECKFDIVEDGHTEWVSCVRFSPNPALPVIISAGWDKTVKVWELSNCKLKTTHHGHTGYLNTLAVSPDGSLAASGGKDGITMLWDLNEGKHLYSLDAGDVINALVFSPNRYWLCAATASSIKIFDLESKSLVDDLQPDFDGLSDKARKPECTSLAWSADGQTLFAGFSDNLVRVWAVVA from the exons ATGGCCGAGCACCTCATGTTCAAGGGCAACCTCGCCGGCCACAACGGCTGGGTCACCGCCATCGCTACCTCTTCCGAGAACCCCGACATGATCCTCACCGCTTCTAGGG ACAAGACTGTCATTGCTTGGCAACTCACCCGAGAGGACAACTTGTACGGTTTCCCCAAGAAGATTCTCCACGGTCACAACCACTTTGTGTCCGACGTTGCCATCTCTTCCGACGGCCAGTttgctctttcttcctcttgggACCACACCCTTAGGTTGTGGGACCTTAACACTGGTTTGACGACCAAGAAGTTTGTCGGCCACACTGGCGACGTTCTCTC CgtctctttctctgctgACAACCGTCAAATTGTTTCTGCCTCCCGAGACCGATCCATCAAGCTCTGGAACACCCTTGGAGAGTGCAAGTTTGACATTGTCGAGGACGGCCACACCGAGTG GGTCTCCTGCGTTCGATTCTCCCCTAACCCCGCCCTCCccgtcatcatctctgCTGGTTGGGACAAGACCGTTAAG GTCTGGGAGCTCTCCAACTGCAAGTTGAAGACCACCCACCACGGTCACACCGGTTACCTTAACACCCTCGCCGTCTCTCCCGACGGTTCCCTCGCTGCCTCCGGTGGTAAGGACGGTATCACCATGCTCTGGGACCTCAACGAGGGCAAGCACCTCTACTCTCTCGACGCCGGAGACGTTATCAAcgctctcgtcttctcccccAACCGATACTGGCTCTGTGCTGCTaccgcttcctccatcaAGATCTTCGACCTCGAGAGCAA GTCTCTTGTCGACGACCTCCAACCTGACTTTGACGGCCTCTCCGACAAGGCCCGCAAGCCTGAATGCACTTCCCTCGCCTGGTCCGCTGACGGCCAGACTCTCTTCGCTGGTTTCTCTGACAACCTCGTCCGAGTCTGGGCTGTCGTTGCTTAG
- a CDS encoding Pi-transporter A-1, putative: protein MALSFILRGENDQTPMIAPGDVPSPTIISLTNTPAIPPTQPLNPSNTSSDDDGAFPPSRFSLDPEKRDPRLSNREFDQSHPLFQDLAPEDSYHDGVYWADLPFNERRKWIDAQSNEETSRELKHIWQMFKKDPLSPLTTYCRTYVMGGFGLFTEGYALFSIGNLSALYKAVWPLCWKTHEVCSSNWIAAVDYLQIIGIILGQILVGIEGDWIGRKFGLVQDALIMTLGLVMLTAAWGTNLEGWVICYGFSQFFYGIGVGGEYPMTSTTAMESKSVAGSQKNDKLHRGRNVVLAFLMQGWGQLFNQAVLIILLLIFHHSGNPPYSEVSAQWTYRVSFAIMAAMTLWLAYFRFYKKKYTSAALRRSKKNMRVNQSGYDLHSLKLVGTHFAGRLVGTTMGWLFNDFLFYGNKLFASTFIEIISPNAAGNVIVTWNWNMVNIGVSLCGYYLAAFLIDHKFYGRKRMQIIGFLGDAVLFMICAIWYTELSSPAHIKGFQTIYYLSSFFQQFGPNCTTFLLAAEVFPVSVRATAHGLSAASGKLGALLPAVIYNYVDTRTRFWIVFPFGFAGVFVTLLFIPDTTGLDLREQDRYWAYVRQGRAHEYHGIAVHPRHLSWWEKIVLKRHLAYDPEKDRMQRVRELRMMYEEKRQAMEEAREHEEHDEEMEEELSHSAYHHFNSEKASLEKHMANSAPSTSPNSPRPFVGMNGNVPAAPLSPISPATLSRLTPSRMAL from the exons ATGGCcctctctttcatcctccgtgGGGAGAACGATCAGACCCCCATGATCGCCCCTGGCGATGTTCCGTCTCCCACTATTATCTCTCTCACCAACACCCCTGCCATCCCGCCTACCCAACCTTTGAACCCCTCCAACACGTCCTCTGACGACGACGGCGCTTTTCCCCCATCACGATTCTCTCTCGATCCTGAGAAGCGCGATCCCCGACTCAGCAACCGAGAATTTGACCAGTCACATCCTTTATTCCAAGACCTCGCACCTGAGGACTCGTATCATGACGGTGTGTACTGGGCGGATTTACCGTTcaatgaaagaagaaaatggatCGATGCGCAGAGTAATGAGGAGACCAGTCGAGAGCTCAAGCATATCTGGCAGATGTTCAAGAAAGACCCTCTCAGTCCTTTAACTACCTACTGCAGGACTTATGTCATGGGAGGTTTTGGGTTGTTCACCGAAGGTTACGCCTTGTTCTCCATCGGAAACTTGTCCGCCCTCTACAAGGCTGTTTGGCCATTGTGTTGGAAAACTCACGAAGTTTGCAGCTCCAATTGGATTGCAGCT GTCGACTATCTCCAAATCATTGGTATCATCTTGGGTCAGATTCTTGTTGGTATCGAGGGTGACTGGATCGGTCGTAAATTTGGTCTTGTTCAAGATGCGCTTATCATGACTC TCGGTCTTGTCATGCTGACCGCCGCTTGGGGTACCAATCTTGAAGGCTGGGTCATTTGCTACGGTTTCTCTCAATTCTTCTACGGTATCGGTGTTGGTGGTGAATATCCCATGACTTCTACCACCGCCATGGAGAGCAAATCTGTCGCTGGCAGCCAAAAGAATGACAAACTTCACCGAGGCAGGAATGTCGTCTTGGCTTTCCTCATGCAAGGTTGGGGTCAGCTCTTCAATCAGGCTGTCTtgatcatccttctcctcatttTCCACCATTCTGGCAACCCTCCTTACTCTGAGGTCTCTGCTCAGTGGACTTACCGAGTTTCTTTTGCTATTATGGCAGCCATGACCCTCTGGCTCGCGTACTTCCGATTTTacaagaagaagtacacttctgctgctcttcGTCGTTCCAAGAAGAACATGCGAGTCAACCAATCCGGCTACGATCTCCACTCTCTCAAGCTTGTCGGCACTCACTTTGCTGGTCGTCTTGTTGGTACCACGATGGGTTGGCTGTTCAACGACTTTTTATTCTACGGTAACAAGCTCTTTGCTTCCACTTTCATTGAGATCATCAGCCCTAACGCGGCCGGTAACGTCATTGTGACTTGGAACTGGAACATGGTCAACATCGGTGTCAGCTTATGTGGTTACTACCTTGCTGCCTTTTTGATCGACCACAAGTTCTACGGCAGGAAGAGAATGCAGATAATTGGATTCTTGGGTGATGCCGTGCTCTTCATGATTTGTGCTA TCTGGTACACTGAgctctcctctcctgcGCACATCAAGGGTTTCCAAACCATTTACTacctttcatccttcttccagcaaTTCGGTCCCAATTGTACAACTTTCTTGTTGGCCGCCGAGGTCTTCCCCGTCTCCGTCCGAGCTACCGCTCACGGTCTCTCGGCTGCCTCCGGTAAACTCGGTGCCCTCCTTCCCGCCGTCATCTACAACTACGTCGACACTCGCACTCGATTCTGGATCGTCTTCCCTTTTGGTTTCGCAGGTGTCTTTGTCAcactcctcttcatccctgaCACCACCGGTCTCGACCTCCGAGAGCAAGATCGATACTGGGCGTATGTCCGACAGGGTCGGGCGCACGAGTACCACGGTATCGCTGTGCACCCTAGGCATCTCTCATGgtgggagaagattgtACTCAAGAGGCATCTCGCGTACGACCCCGAGAAAGACAGGATGCAGAGAGTTCGAGaattgaggatgatgtacgaggagaagagacaagCTATGGAGGAAGCCCGTGAGCACGAGGAGCACgatgaggaaatggaggaagagttgagtCATTCTGCGTACCACCACTTTAACA GCGAAAAGGCAAGCCTTGAGAAGCACATGGCAAACAGCGCCCCTTCCACATCGCCCAACTCTCCCCGTCCTTTCGTTGGTATGAACGGCAACGTCCCCGCCGCCCCTCTTTCACCCATATCGCCGGCCACATTGAGCCGTCTCACCCCTTCTCGGATGGCCTTGTAA
- a CDS encoding cytochrome-b5 reductase, putative, with the protein MAAARFLSSARIARPSVISRTAAQYRGYSSAAPSGGANWPLLLSVAGATGVGAYAYLQYNPSVKKEVEAKIKGAEAEKAAAERTAAGISAFVKDTWIPFTLEKVGKYNHNTNIYHFSFGEEGKDKISGGEVASVVLLRSPEGPEQIKDEKDKPIIRPYTPISPPDQKGSIEFMIKSYSGGKFTPFLSNLSPGQQVLFKGPLQKFKYQPNSFEKGLCIAGGSGITPMWQLINHSLSIPEDKTKWTLIYSNVSEADILLRKEFDALAQKYPGRLDIKYVLDKGPWGWKGETGYVTADLIKKTFPKNEGENIRAFVCGPPGQMKAVSGEKDGMKQGELAGALKELGYTSDEVFKY; encoded by the exons ATGGCTGCCGCTAGGttcctctcttctgctAGGATTGCCCGTCCTTCCGTCATT TCCAGGACTGCCGCTCAGTACCGAGGCTActcttctgctgctccttCCGGCGGCGCCA ACTGGCCCTTACTCTTGTCTGTTGCCGGTGCT ACCGGTGTCGGTGCATACGCGTACCTCCAGTACAACCCTT ctgtcaagaaggaggtcgAGGCCAAGATCAAGGGCGCTGAGGCTGaaaaggctgctgctgagcgTACCGCTGCCGGTATCAGCGCTTTCGTCAA GGACACTTGGATCCCCTTTACCCTCGAGAAGGTTGGAAAGTACAACCACAACACTAACATCTACCACTTCAgctttggagaggagggtaAAGACAAGATCTCTGGCGGTGAGGTCGCCAGCGTCGTCCTTTTGAGGTCTCCTGAGGGTCCCGAGCAAATCAAGGACGAAAAAGACAAGCCTATCATCAG GCCTTACACCCCCATCTCGCCTCCTGATCAGAAAGGCTCCATTGAGTTTATGATCAAATCGTACTCC GGCGGCAAGTTCACTCCATTCCTTAGCAACCTCTCCCCTGGTCAGCAGGTCCTCTTCAAGGGTCCGCTTCAGAAGTTCAAGTACCAGCCCAACAGCTTCGAGAAGGGTCTCTGTATCGCTGGTGGTTCTGGTATTACCCCCATGTGGCAGCTCATTAATCACTCCTTAAGCATTCCCGAGGACAAGACCAAGTGGACTCTTATCTACTCCAACGTCTCTGAGGCTGATATCT TGTTGAGAAAGGAGTTTGACGCTCTTGCCCAAAAGTACCCCGGCCGTCTTGATATCAAGTACGTTCTCGACAAGGGACCTTGGGGCTGGAAGGGTGAGACTGGTTACGTCACCGCCGATCTCATCAAGAAGACTTTCCCCAAGAACGAGGGCGAGAATATCCGTGCATTTGTTTGTGGTCCTCCTGGCCAGATGAAGGCCGTGTCCGGTGAGAAAGACGGTATGAAGCAGGGTGAGCTCGCTGGCGCCCTCAAGGAATTGGGTTACACTTCCGATGAGGTCTTCAAGTACTAA
- a CDS encoding cytochrome b2, mitochondrial precursor, putative codes for MGEYVYAQRGWGDEKKLEITSAATMERTARTTIFRRGVQHAAIRSRYPAVASRLPFARRGFSAVAIENKTSEGYRRALLLGGIAATLAATISYTLLRPLHLKDEDLPDPSAPIDQATGRALIPYSEVNKHNKPDDCWVVIDGKVYDLTEFAESHPGGSSPIYRAAGRDATAIFQPIHPPGTVEDGLDPKAMVGLVDPATLPKVVDKKKEDGEQRRVDLAEIIGLPDFDAAAKANLTSKAWAYMSSGATDQYTLDLNRKAFNSILFRPRVLVDVEIADTRTQMLGQDTSLPIFISPAGMAKLAHPEGECLLAKAAGQSNIIQMISTNASAPLPSIISSATSPSQPFFMQLYVDRNRPKTESLLGKINSLGLKAIFVTVDAPAPGKREADERSRAEVEVASGISGGKIGSDNKGGGIGRSVGGFIDPKLSWKDIEWLRQHTKLPIGLKGVQTAEDAMKAAKMGVDAIYLSNHGGRALDGSPPAMYTLLEMNKICPEIFKKCEVYIDGGCRRGTDVVKALCLGAKGVGMGRPFLYSLTYGEEGVVHAIEIMRDEIETTMRLLGVTKLDQLGPHLLNTKALDPLVFDQPMWGPGEKQ; via the exons ATGGGAGAATATGTATATGCACAAAGAGGGTGGGGCGATGAGAAGAAACTTGAAATAACATCAGCAGCGACGATGGAGAGAACAGCAAGAACAACTATTTTCCGGAGAGGCGTCCAGCACGCTGCGATCAGATCAAGATACCCGGCGGTCGCCTCTAGGCTTCCTTTTGCCAGACGAGGCTTCTCAGCGGTAGCCATTGAGAACAAGACCAGTGAAGGTTACAGGAGAGCTTTGCTCTTGGGTGGAATA GCCGCCACACTGGCGGCGACCATATCCTATACTCTCTTGCGCCCTCTTCATCTAAAAGATGAGGATCTCCCAGACCCATCAGCTCCCATTGACCAAGCGACGGGGAGGGCTCTCATACCTTACAGTGAAGTCAATAAGCATAACAAGCCAGACGATTGTTGGGTGGTCATCGATGGGAAGGTGTATGATTTAACAGAA TTTGCAGAATCCCACCCAGGTGGTAGTTCTCCTATCTACAGAGCAGCAGGTCGCGATGCCACTGCCATCTTCCAGCCTATTCACCCTCCTGGAACAGTTGAGGATGGTTTAGACCCCAAAGCCATGGTTGGCTTAGTAGATCCCGCGACATTACCCAAAGTCgtggacaagaagaaggaagatggggagCAGAGGAGAGTCGATCTAGCTGAAATCATCGGATTGCCTGACTTTGAT GCCGCCGCCAAAGCCAACTTGACAAGTAAAGCTTGGGCGTACATGTCTTCAGGCGCTACAGACCAGTACA CTTTGGACTTGAATAGAAAAGCTTTCAATTCCATTCTCTTCAGGCCAAGAGTACTGGTCGACGTTGAGATTGCTGATACTCGTACCCAGATGCTGGGGCAAGATACATCCTTGCCT atcttcatctctccagCCGGTATGGCAAAACTCGCCCACCCTGAGGGCGAATGCCTTCTAGCCAAAGCCGCCGGTCAGAGCAACATCATCCAAATGATCTCCACCAACGCATCAGCCCCTTTACCTTCCATTATATCGTCCGCAACGTCACCTTCCCAGCCATTTTTCATGCAGCTCTATGTTGACCGTAACCGCCCCAAGACCGAAAGCTTGTTAGGGAAAATCAACTCTTTGGGGCTGAAAGCGATTTTCGTGACTGTCGACGCCCCTGCCCCGGGAAAACGAGAGGCCGATGAGAGGAGTCGGGCAGAAGTAGAGGTTGCAAGTGGTATATCTGGAGGAAAAATTGGATCGGACAACAAGGGTGGTGGTATTGGGAGGAGTGTAGGGGGCTTTATTGACCCCAAGTTGAGTTGGAAAGATATAGAATGGTTGAGGCAACATACCAAGCTGCCTATCGGGTTGAAAGGTGTACAGACGGCGGAAGATGCAATGAAGGCGGCAAAAATGGGTGTGGATGCCATCTACCTGTCGAACCATGG AGGACGTGCCCTTGATGGATCACCCCCAGCAATGTACACATTATTAGAAATGAACAAGATCTGCCCCGAGATATTCAAGAAGTGCGAG GTGTATATCGATGGAGGTTGTCGAAGAGGTACAGACGTCGTTAAAGCTCTTTGCTTGGGAGCGAAAGGCGTCGGTATGGGTAGAcctttcctttattctCTGACCTacggagaggagggagtgGTGCATGCCATAGAAA TCATGAGGGACGAAATTGAAACCACAATGAGGTTACTGGGTGTGACCAAATTGGACCAACTGGGTCCCCATCTG CTCAATACCAAAGCGCTAGACCCTCTTGTTTTTGACCAGCCCATGTGGGGTCCTGGCGAGAAACAATGA
- a CDS encoding DNA-(apurinic or apyrimidinic site) lyase, putative: protein MARVITSATPKRERSASSPLTELEPEVPAPKAVKPKRAVRSTKPKNEDTKENDNNEDAPAAAKKQRVSKAKAWPPAELEPMLHLPRQGYPAFKLPCSTASSNGGIAPQNDKSQPMLLGAHVSAAGGPATALLRAGLAGANGLALFVKSQRQWKSKPYEDETVQRFKELMKSKEEGGMGYGPESILVHGSYLINLGNPDPAKWKVSYECFKDDIARCHQLGIKLYNWHPGSTVGACTKEESFALIAKAINQVHKDVPEVITVIENMANAGSNIVGTAWSDLSSIIKLVEDKSRVRVCIDTCHTFAAGYDIRTPETYAETMKRFDEVVGNKYLAGVHLNDSKANLGANKDLHENIGLGEIGLTAFRCIMRDPLMTGIPLVLETPAPDAPTPAEHLSIWTKEIALLYEIQAIEDDEWDVKKGEIEKRWRKERDAINPPKEKKKPAAKGKAKKAKKVEDDGCSHDED, encoded by the exons ATGGCGCGCGTGATAACATCAGCAACTCCCAAGCGCGAACGGTCAGCGTCGTCCCCTTTGACAGAGCTAGAGCCCGAAGTTCCTGCTCCCAAGGCCGTAAAGCCTAAGAGAGCCGTTCGATCAACCAAGCCGAAAAATGAGGATACCAAAGAGAATGATAATAACGAGGACGCACCTGCTGCTGCAAAGAAGCAGCGTGTTTCCAAGGCCAAAGCTTGGCCCCCAGCTGAACTAGAACCGATgcttcaccttcctcgtcaaGGTTACCCCGCATTCAAGCTCCCGTGTTCTACAGCCTCTTCTAACGGAGGTATTGCCCCTCAGAACGACAAATCACAACCGATGCTTTTGGGAGCACATGtatctgctgctggtggtcCGGCTACAGCATTACTGAGAGCAGGTCTAGCAGGCGCGAATGGGTTGGCTCTGTTTGTCAAGAGTCAAAGACAGTGGAAGAGTAAGCCgtatgaagatgagacaGTTCAGAGATTCAAAGAGCTCatgaagagcaaggaagaaggtg GAATGGGCTATGGCCCGGAGAGTATACTGGTCCACGGCAGTTATCTCATCAACCTAGG AAACCCCGACCC GGCCAAGTGGAAAGTCTCCTACGAATGTTTCAAAGATGATATTGCACGTTGCCACCAGCTTGGTATTAAACTCTACAACTGGCA TCCTGGATCCACAGTTGGCGCTTGtaccaaggaagaaagttTTGCTCTTATCGCAAAAGCCATCAACCAAGTACACAAAGATGTCCCTGAAGTCATCACCGTGATCGAGAATATG GCCAACGCAGGATCCAACATTGTTGGTACAGCATGGTCAGACCTTTCCTCTATCATTAAACTCGTCGAAGACAAGTCCCGTGTCCGCGTCTGTATCGACACTTGCCATActtttgctgctggttACGATATCCGAACGCCGGAGACATACGCCGAGACTATGAAAAGGTTTGACGAGGTGGTTGGAAACAAGTACTTGGCTGGTGTACATCTAAATGATTCTAAGGCGAATCTGGGCGCGAACAAGGATTTGCACGAGAATATCGGTCT TGGCGAGATCGGTCTCACAGCGTTCAGATGCATCATGCGCGACCCTCTCATGACGGGTATACCGCTCGTCCTTGAAACACCCGCGCCAGACGCCCCAACCCCCGCCGAACATCTTTCCATCTGGACAAAGGAAATTGCCCTCTTATACGAGATCCAGGCCatcgaagatgatgaatggGATGTCAAGAAGGGGGAGATCGAAAAGcggtggaggaaagagcGGGATGCGATCAATCCGcccaaagaaaaaaagaagccCGCTGCCAAGgggaaagcgaagaaggccaaaAAAGTGGAGGACGACGGATGCTCCCATGATGAGGACTAG